Proteins found in one Fulvitalea axinellae genomic segment:
- a CDS encoding MlaD family protein has translation MKNIKAFKVGVFIIIPILIAYFGVNFLKGVDFFSSTNHYYAVYPDVDGLTVSNPVVYKGVEVGTVTKVKILKGGHSGVLVEVSVNKNLKLGQTTEASLTSNGLTGGKSIVLKKTLPAVPSLQNGDTIMAIVNHGFAQIISDTAVPLAKKLDSLMVVYKMVGIQAEQTLASANSVARTADSIMLQNQRSIHSAVRNLSMATASLNKVMRKMEPVSENLRNMSDSLANSPMKHAITQLDESMTSMKEILGKIKDGEGALGQMVTNDSLYRNLNSSMADLDSLLIDLKENPKRYVHFSLFGGGKKDKKKKKKKKE, from the coding sequence GTGAAGAACATAAAAGCATTCAAGGTCGGCGTTTTCATCATTATCCCCATCTTAATTGCCTATTTTGGCGTGAATTTTCTCAAAGGGGTCGACTTTTTCTCGTCTACAAACCATTATTATGCCGTCTATCCGGATGTCGATGGGCTCACGGTTTCGAATCCCGTAGTTTATAAGGGTGTCGAGGTGGGCACCGTAACCAAAGTCAAAATTCTTAAGGGAGGGCACAGTGGCGTGCTCGTCGAAGTGTCCGTAAACAAGAATTTGAAACTGGGCCAAACCACGGAAGCCTCGCTTACCAGTAATGGGCTGACTGGCGGAAAATCAATAGTGTTGAAGAAGACGCTTCCGGCCGTTCCGAGTTTGCAGAACGGCGATACGATTATGGCCATCGTGAACCACGGGTTCGCCCAAATCATTTCCGATACGGCTGTTCCCTTGGCCAAAAAGCTCGACAGTTTGATGGTCGTATATAAGATGGTTGGCATTCAGGCCGAACAGACATTGGCCTCGGCCAATAGCGTAGCCCGGACAGCGGACAGCATAATGCTCCAAAACCAAAGGAGTATCCATAGCGCAGTAAGGAACCTTAGTATGGCTACCGCTTCCCTGAACAAAGTGATGCGTAAAATGGAGCCTGTCAGCGAAAACTTGCGCAACATGAGCGACTCTTTGGCAAATAGCCCGATGAAGCACGCGATCACGCAACTCGACGAGTCGATGACTTCGATGAAGGAAATCCTCGGAAAGATAAAGGACGGCGAAGGCGCTTTGGGCCAAATGGTCACCAACGATTCGCTTTACCGCAATCTGAACAGCTCGATGGCTGATCTTGATTCTTTGCTTATCGACCTGAAAGAGAATCCTAAGCGCTATGTCCACTTCTCGTTGTTTGGTGGAGGGAAAAAAGACAAGAAGAAAAAGAAGAAGAAAAAAGAGTAA
- a CDS encoding transglutaminase-like domain-containing protein → MKDSELNALVTLLDDEDTEVTEIAEDRLMRMGADALPILEHRWENTDDYLLQTRLEELIERIRLNDLETELRFWADMESEDLLKGMWIISRSAYPDYPLEKLRADFAQMYHEAWTQVGIHGNAIDQVKQLNDYLFRLKGFGPNETDFHLPANSLINRVLETRRGNPITLCVIYLLIAQKLGLPVFGVNLPNIFVLMYRSEVRDFYINAFNKGVIFMREDLEEYVSQLPITTQENFFEPCGNLEIIARCLRNLVVAYGKTHESRARQLKRMLDIVSAYA, encoded by the coding sequence ATGAAAGATTCGGAGCTGAACGCCCTAGTCACTTTATTGGACGACGAAGATACGGAAGTGACCGAAATAGCCGAGGACAGGCTAATGCGGATGGGCGCCGACGCTCTACCGATCTTGGAGCATCGTTGGGAAAATACTGACGATTATCTGCTTCAGACAAGGTTGGAGGAATTGATCGAGCGTATTCGGTTGAATGATCTGGAAACGGAATTAAGGTTTTGGGCCGATATGGAATCCGAAGACCTGTTGAAAGGAATGTGGATCATCTCAAGGTCCGCTTATCCGGATTATCCATTAGAAAAACTCCGGGCCGATTTCGCTCAAATGTACCACGAAGCTTGGACGCAAGTCGGAATCCATGGCAACGCTATTGACCAAGTAAAGCAGCTTAACGATTATCTGTTCCGCCTTAAAGGTTTCGGGCCTAATGAGACGGATTTTCACCTTCCGGCAAACTCTCTTATAAATAGGGTGTTAGAGACCCGGCGGGGCAACCCGATCACCCTTTGCGTGATTTACCTGCTTATCGCCCAAAAGTTGGGATTGCCGGTTTTTGGAGTCAACCTTCCCAATATTTTCGTACTGATGTACCGAAGCGAGGTGCGTGATTTTTATATTAACGCTTTCAACAAGGGCGTGATTTTTATGCGGGAGGACCTTGAGGAATATGTAAGCCAATTGCCGATTACCACTCAGGAGAATTTCTTCGAACCTTGCGGGAATCTTGAGATTATAGCCCGTTGTCTTCGGAATTTGGTGGTGGCTTATGGAAAGACTCACGAGTCAAGGGCTAGGCAACTTAAGCGAATGCTGGATATTGTATCCGCTTACGCATAA
- a CDS encoding glycoside hydrolase family 3 N-terminal domain-containing protein: MRITTGTLGGLLLFLIFTASCSTQKSNEENPIYKNRNYSVEERVNDLLGRMTLEEKVAQMNMTTLRRLETDEQGNITKPSLDSLLGGPGIGFLESSFTDIADISKRSEVADRYLRENTRLGIPAIQIAECLHGFMAHGATIFPQAIGQGSTWNPELIQDMAKTIAREASLTGVDQALSPLFDLALDPRYGRVEECYGEDPFLVAEIGKAFVTGLQGDPKATVDSIPEGNLMAMAKHYLAYSAPIGGINLGPVSVGARDLRNLHLYPFKKAIQEANIYAVMPSYNELNGIPLHANESMLTDLLREEIGFGGYVFSDYQGIEMLGRFQKTASDAQDAGLRALKAGVEVEAPYPYGFAKLAEMVKSGKADETLIDNAVRHILTAKFKAGLFDKPYHVSEQEQKVIRSDEAKKLAYQVAVESVTLLKNENATLPLDMDKLKSVAVIGPNADRVQYGDYSYTKHKSSGITVLEGISETVGSKVEVRYAEGCGITDLDESGIKKAVETARESDAVVLVIGGTSAVLSGIGWGKEPSDYATCGEGYDRTELSPPGVQPKLIRAIQETGKPVVLVMVHGRPYSIAWENENLPAIVEAWYPGEQGGKAVADILFGNANPSGKLSVSVPKSVGHIPSYYHKKPSGKGYYRQRGTPEKPGRDFVFSSPDALYPFGHGLSYTTFEYSDLKIENKELASSDTLRLSLKVKNIGSVKGKEVVQVYLNDLVSSVTTPLKILKAFDKVEIAPQATATVRFEIPIKEMALWNAEMKQVVEPGGFQIMAGSSSEDIRLKDSFSVK, encoded by the coding sequence ATGAGAATCACAACCGGAACGCTAGGAGGGCTTCTCCTTTTTCTAATTTTCACTGCTTCATGCTCAACGCAAAAGAGCAACGAAGAGAACCCGATTTATAAGAACAGAAACTATTCTGTTGAAGAAAGGGTGAACGATCTGCTGGGCCGTATGACTTTGGAAGAGAAAGTGGCCCAGATGAATATGACTACCCTGCGAAGGCTGGAGACGGACGAGCAAGGAAATATAACCAAGCCTTCTCTAGATTCTTTGCTTGGCGGTCCGGGCATTGGTTTTTTGGAAAGCTCGTTTACCGATATCGCCGATATTTCCAAACGCTCTGAAGTGGCGGACCGGTATCTGAGGGAAAATACTAGGCTGGGAATTCCCGCAATCCAAATTGCCGAATGTCTGCATGGTTTTATGGCGCATGGAGCTACGATTTTTCCACAAGCCATCGGCCAAGGTTCGACTTGGAATCCCGAGCTTATCCAAGATATGGCGAAAACCATCGCCCGCGAAGCCAGCCTGACGGGCGTTGACCAGGCGTTGTCACCACTTTTTGATCTTGCTTTAGACCCAAGGTACGGAAGAGTGGAAGAGTGTTACGGCGAAGATCCCTTTTTGGTGGCCGAAATTGGGAAAGCGTTCGTCACAGGTTTGCAGGGAGACCCGAAGGCTACCGTTGATTCTATTCCGGAAGGGAATCTTATGGCGATGGCAAAGCACTATTTGGCGTACAGCGCTCCGATTGGTGGGATCAATCTGGGGCCTGTCAGTGTCGGGGCTAGGGATTTGAGGAATCTACACCTTTACCCATTCAAAAAAGCGATACAGGAAGCCAACATTTACGCCGTAATGCCTTCTTATAACGAGTTGAACGGCATTCCGCTACACGCCAACGAGTCTATGCTCACGGATTTGCTTCGCGAAGAAATCGGTTTTGGCGGTTATGTTTTTTCCGATTATCAAGGAATTGAAATGCTGGGCAGGTTTCAGAAAACGGCTTCCGATGCCCAAGACGCGGGCTTGCGGGCGCTCAAGGCCGGTGTGGAAGTGGAGGCGCCATATCCTTACGGTTTTGCCAAGTTGGCCGAAATGGTGAAAAGCGGAAAAGCCGACGAAACGCTTATAGATAATGCGGTCAGGCATATTCTTACGGCGAAATTCAAAGCTGGGCTGTTCGATAAACCATACCATGTGTCGGAACAAGAACAAAAGGTTATCCGCTCGGATGAGGCCAAAAAGCTCGCGTATCAGGTGGCTGTGGAGTCTGTGACACTGTTGAAAAACGAAAACGCGACTTTGCCTTTGGATATGGACAAGCTGAAATCCGTAGCCGTAATTGGCCCGAACGCTGATAGGGTTCAGTATGGTGATTATAGTTACACCAAGCATAAATCGTCGGGCATAACCGTTCTTGAGGGAATTAGTGAAACGGTCGGAAGCAAAGTCGAAGTGCGTTATGCGGAAGGCTGTGGCATAACGGATCTTGACGAAAGCGGTATAAAAAAAGCGGTGGAAACGGCCCGGGAAAGTGACGCCGTAGTATTGGTAATAGGCGGAACTAGCGCGGTGCTTTCCGGAATTGGTTGGGGGAAAGAACCGTCGGATTACGCAACTTGTGGCGAAGGTTACGACCGAACGGAGCTGTCGCCTCCAGGTGTTCAGCCCAAACTTATACGGGCGATTCAGGAGACGGGCAAGCCCGTGGTGTTGGTGATGGTGCATGGCCGGCCGTATTCCATCGCTTGGGAAAACGAAAACCTGCCGGCGATTGTGGAGGCGTGGTATCCCGGCGAACAAGGTGGAAAAGCCGTGGCCGATATTCTTTTCGGAAATGCGAATCCGTCAGGCAAACTAAGCGTTTCCGTACCGAAAAGCGTTGGCCATATTCCGTCATACTATCATAAAAAGCCTTCCGGAAAAGGTTATTACAGGCAAAGGGGAACTCCCGAAAAGCCGGGCAGAGATTTCGTTTTCTCTTCTCCCGATGCGCTGTATCCGTTTGGCCACGGCCTTAGCTACACAACTTTCGAATATTCGGATCTTAAAATCGAGAACAAGGAATTGGCCAGTTCGGATACTTTGCGTTTGAGCCTAAAAGTTAAAAATATTGGAAGCGTAAAAGGTAAAGAGGTCGTACAGGTTTATCTGAATGATTTGGTGAGTAGCGTAACGACTCCGCTGAAAATTCTTAAGGCGTTTGACAAAGTGGAAATAGCGCCACAAGCTACGGCTACGGTCCGGTTTGAGATTCCTATTAAGGAAATGGCGCTTTGGAATGCGGAGATGAAGCAGGTTGTCGAACCGGGCGGTTTTCAGATAATGGCGGGAAGTTCTTCGGAGGATATCAGGCTCAAGGATTCTTTTTCCGTAAAATAA
- a CDS encoding N-acetylmuramoyl-L-alanine amidase, whose amino-acid sequence MKNISIACFLAITFLISAFTPAGKTTFRIRKVVIDAGHGGKDTGTSGRFSKEKDIALKIALKLGGLIDDNLNDVEVIYTRKNNMFVPLSKRADIANKAGADVFISIHCNGGVHSKVSGTETFVMGLHTSEGNLNVAKRENSVIMLEDDYKTHYEGYDPKAPESHILFSLFTNSHLENSLNLAQKVEHQFKKRVGRRSRGVKQAGFVVLWRTTMPSVLVEVGFLSNPAEEKYLNDKLGQSYIASGIYRAFRDYKNELESINK is encoded by the coding sequence GTGAAAAATATATCGATCGCATGTTTCTTGGCAATAACCTTCCTCATATCTGCGTTCACGCCCGCCGGAAAGACCACTTTCAGGATCAGGAAAGTGGTGATTGACGCCGGACACGGGGGCAAAGATACGGGAACTTCGGGCAGATTTTCCAAAGAAAAAGACATTGCCCTGAAAATAGCCTTGAAACTGGGTGGTCTTATCGACGATAATCTTAATGACGTCGAGGTGATCTACACCCGAAAGAACAACATGTTCGTGCCACTCAGCAAACGCGCCGACATTGCCAACAAGGCTGGCGCCGACGTTTTCATTTCCATCCACTGCAACGGAGGCGTACACTCCAAAGTGAGCGGGACGGAAACTTTTGTAATGGGACTCCACACTTCGGAAGGCAACCTCAACGTAGCCAAACGGGAAAACTCAGTGATCATGCTTGAGGACGACTACAAGACTCACTACGAAGGCTACGACCCCAAAGCGCCCGAGTCCCACATCCTTTTTTCCCTTTTTACCAACTCGCACTTGGAAAACAGCCTAAATTTGGCCCAGAAAGTGGAGCATCAGTTTAAGAAAAGGGTAGGGCGGAGAAGTCGTGGCGTAAAGCAGGCCGGTTTCGTAGTTTTGTGGCGCACCACCATGCCCAGCGTTCTGGTGGAGGTCGGTTTCCTAAGCAATCCGGCCGAAGAGAAATACCTTAACGACAAACTAGGACAATCCTATATTGCGTCGGGCATTTACAGGGCCTTCCGCGATTATAAGAATGAATTGGAATCCATAAATAAATAA
- a CDS encoding putative LPS assembly protein LptD, translating to MTYFRYICIVCGVVLSVAGAFGQEQRSKLPADSLNRNSGAVLDSLAVKPAIKDTLVMKAPRKGGIQTTVNYSAEDSLILDLNSRDMTMFKTSDVDYGESKLEADRIRLNYATNEVDATGVKDTAGTLEGKPIFTEQGKTYELDTIRYNFATKKAVITGVVTQEGEGFIHGGNVKKNALDEWFIDKAKYTTCNLPHPHFHIEASKIKMLPGEQLVSGPFHLEFDDIPLPLVLPFGIFPFPDKNTSGVIIPTFGDEITRGFFLRDGGYYFHINDNINLTVTGDIYTKGSWGINLGSNYVKRYAYQGNFNFDYQYNASESEVDKNSTETFWLRWSHSPKSRPGQGRFSANVNLGSTKYNELNYSPNNPNNNLNQNWSSSVSYSKSFGRLVNLSSNASVNQNVSTGQVNLKLPSVSLSVNRINPFLKNGQTAKNWLQRINFTYNLQAENNISNAKVSPPSFKVINPDTASVDFTIGNIDDLLRRAKYGLKHRIPVSTSIKLFKYLTLSPNFNWNEITYFSKLDYKWDPEAEAVQIDTIPGIQRVYSYSGGASLNTRLYGQVNFSDNSSIKAIRHVMTPSVSMSFSPDFSTDKYGYYQDVQINPERDSLRLSRYNGYLYGTPGQGKSATMSFGITNTLEMKVLNKKDSTGEAKNRYKIVSLLDNFSINSGYNFAADSFKLSNISWSARTRLFNKKLSVNLSGTIDPYVYRLTNVDVDDKGNRSITQKRIDRYAWEDGKGIGQLSSLSLALNTSLNPNSKGNAGKDQAQERLDNDTNLDEYDRADLQSIINDPSIYVDWNVPWDLSVNYNFSYRKRGFEESTTTQSMRFSGNVSLSEKWKVTFSSGYNFEEKSFQSPTNIGIARDLHCWDMNVNWVPFGSYQSYTFTIKAKSSLLQDLKLNRSNNWRDR from the coding sequence GTGACGTATTTCAGATACATATGTATCGTGTGTGGAGTGGTGCTTTCCGTAGCCGGTGCCTTCGGGCAGGAGCAACGGAGCAAACTGCCGGCCGATAGCCTAAACCGTAACAGCGGGGCAGTTCTCGATTCATTGGCGGTTAAGCCAGCAATAAAAGACACCCTGGTAATGAAAGCGCCCCGCAAGGGCGGCATACAAACCACCGTAAATTATTCGGCGGAGGATTCCCTGATTCTGGACCTGAACAGTCGTGATATGACCATGTTCAAAACCAGTGATGTGGATTATGGAGAGTCGAAACTCGAAGCCGACCGCATTCGCCTCAATTACGCCACAAACGAGGTTGACGCCACCGGCGTGAAAGATACGGCCGGAACCCTTGAGGGCAAACCGATCTTCACGGAACAGGGAAAAACCTACGAGCTGGACACCATCCGTTATAACTTCGCAACGAAGAAAGCCGTAATTACCGGCGTCGTTACGCAGGAAGGCGAAGGTTTTATCCACGGCGGCAACGTAAAGAAAAACGCCTTGGACGAATGGTTTATCGACAAGGCGAAGTATACCACTTGTAACCTGCCCCATCCCCACTTTCATATCGAAGCTTCTAAAATCAAGATGCTTCCCGGCGAGCAGTTGGTATCCGGCCCGTTCCACTTAGAGTTTGACGATATTCCGTTGCCTTTGGTTTTACCTTTCGGCATATTTCCGTTCCCTGACAAGAATACTTCCGGCGTCATTATCCCGACGTTCGGCGACGAAATCACCCGGGGCTTCTTCCTCCGCGACGGCGGTTACTATTTTCATATTAATGACAATATCAACCTGACCGTAACCGGCGACATCTATACAAAAGGTAGCTGGGGCATCAATCTGGGGTCAAATTACGTGAAACGCTATGCGTATCAGGGTAACTTCAATTTCGATTACCAATACAATGCCTCGGAATCGGAAGTTGACAAGAACTCGACGGAGACTTTCTGGCTCCGTTGGTCGCATTCCCCAAAATCCAGACCCGGACAAGGGCGTTTCTCGGCGAACGTAAACTTGGGCTCCACAAAATACAACGAGCTGAACTACAGCCCGAACAACCCGAACAACAACCTGAATCAGAACTGGAGTTCTTCGGTTTCCTATTCCAAATCTTTCGGTCGTTTGGTTAACCTGTCGTCCAACGCTTCAGTAAACCAAAACGTCAGCACGGGGCAAGTAAACTTAAAACTGCCTTCGGTCAGTTTGAGCGTAAACCGTATCAATCCATTCTTGAAAAATGGGCAAACCGCCAAGAATTGGCTTCAAAGGATCAACTTCACATATAACCTTCAAGCGGAGAACAATATCTCCAACGCGAAAGTATCGCCTCCTAGCTTCAAGGTTATTAATCCCGATACGGCATCCGTCGATTTTACGATCGGCAATATAGACGATCTTCTCAGAAGAGCTAAATACGGCTTAAAACACAGAATCCCGGTATCCACCTCAATCAAGCTGTTCAAGTACCTGACTCTAAGCCCAAACTTCAATTGGAACGAAATCACATACTTCAGCAAGCTCGATTATAAATGGGATCCCGAGGCGGAAGCCGTTCAAATCGATACTATTCCGGGCATACAAAGAGTTTATTCCTATAGTGGTGGCGCCAGTCTTAACACCCGCTTATATGGACAGGTAAACTTCAGTGACAATTCGTCCATCAAGGCTATCCGTCACGTAATGACACCTTCGGTCAGCATGAGTTTCAGCCCCGATTTCAGTACAGACAAATACGGTTATTACCAAGATGTACAAATAAATCCCGAGAGAGACTCCTTAAGGCTTTCCCGCTACAATGGTTACCTGTATGGAACCCCAGGCCAAGGCAAATCCGCAACGATGAGTTTCGGAATAACCAATACGCTGGAGATGAAAGTGCTGAACAAGAAGGACAGTACAGGGGAGGCAAAAAACCGCTATAAGATAGTTTCGCTACTGGACAACTTCTCTATTAATTCCGGCTATAACTTCGCCGCCGACTCCTTCAAGCTTTCGAATATAAGTTGGAGCGCACGGACAAGACTTTTCAATAAGAAACTCAGTGTTAACCTTAGCGGAACGATAGATCCATATGTTTACAGATTAACAAATGTAGACGTGGATGACAAAGGAAACCGCTCCATCACTCAGAAAAGAATAGATCGCTACGCTTGGGAAGACGGTAAAGGCATCGGCCAGCTTTCAAGCCTGAGCTTGGCGCTTAACACCTCCCTAAACCCGAACTCCAAAGGAAACGCAGGCAAGGATCAAGCGCAAGAACGGCTGGACAACGACACGAATCTGGACGAATATGACCGCGCCGACCTACAAAGCATAATCAACGACCCTAGTATTTACGTGGATTGGAATGTGCCGTGGGATTTAAGCGTCAACTATAACTTCAGCTACCGCAAAAGGGGATTCGAAGAATCAACCACGACACAATCGATGCGTTTTAGCGGCAACGTTAGCCTGTCGGAAAAATGGAAGGTTACCTTCAGCTCGGGTTACAATTTCGAGGAGAAATCGTTCCAAAGCCCGACAAACATCGGTATCGCCCGTGACTTGCATTGCTGGGACATGAACGTAAACTGGGTTCCATTCGGTTCCTACCAGTCTTACACTTTCACAATCAAAGCGAAGTCATCATTATTGCAAGACTTGAAGCTTAACAGAAGCAACAACTGGCGAGACAGATAA
- a CDS encoding porin family protein, producing the protein MMKKSVKSACVLVLAILSFAGAKAQRLEYGVKAGYNLASMSGDVGNKPRSGFHVGGSLGGILTRYITVEAELLYSVEGTSSLSPENDEPLKLMYLNMPMAVKYYPIEWLSLRFGPQVGVLLGARMDGKSVTNEYFPVNVGLNVGVGYETAWGIGCSIRYNHSLVNALRNRHDTQNKEYAGYPRSLQLSVEIRF; encoded by the coding sequence ATGATGAAAAAGAGTGTAAAATCAGCGTGTGTTCTCGTATTGGCAATCTTATCATTCGCAGGGGCAAAGGCGCAAAGGCTGGAATATGGCGTCAAGGCCGGCTATAACTTGGCGTCAATGAGTGGTGACGTTGGCAACAAACCCAGATCGGGGTTTCATGTGGGCGGCTCTTTGGGCGGAATATTAACGCGTTATATTACGGTAGAGGCGGAATTACTCTATTCTGTAGAAGGCACATCGAGTCTCAGCCCTGAAAATGACGAGCCACTGAAACTCATGTATCTCAATATGCCGATGGCCGTCAAATATTACCCTATCGAGTGGTTAAGTCTTCGATTCGGGCCACAAGTCGGCGTATTGCTGGGCGCCCGGATGGACGGTAAATCTGTCACAAACGAATATTTCCCCGTAAACGTCGGGCTAAACGTTGGCGTAGGCTATGAGACCGCTTGGGGAATAGGCTGTAGTATCAGATACAATCACAGTTTGGTGAATGCCTTGCGCAACAGACACGACACGCAGAATAAAGAATACGCCGGATATCCGAGATCTTTACAATTATCCGTAGAAATCCGGTTTTAG
- the gldB gene encoding gliding motility lipoprotein GldB, translated as MKNVFLILFAFALLTACGAEKDTCVDKPDLGGIKVDLNIERLEDDWKNCESEEAMLAFMNRNPEIASVFFKRDQYPNDSIFAKVMLERAKNPAVDTLYNESKKRFGDFSDIRADLEETFKSIKYQYPDFVAPKVKTIISGLANDMYYSDSLIVIGLDFYLGKGATFRPINYPSYVLRRYDKPYIVPGIALLMSQRYNLTNGKDRTMLSDMVFYGKSYYFAKQILPCTPDSLLIGYTKEEYEEANEHQPVIWASLLQNEMIYETGHMEKSRFMDERPNTTEIGPKCPGRIGRFVGWKIVNEYMERKPETSLKRLMAEKNSTLIFKESKYKPS; from the coding sequence ATGAAAAACGTTTTTCTTATACTCTTCGCGTTCGCCCTGCTGACTGCCTGTGGCGCCGAGAAAGACACCTGTGTTGACAAACCTGACCTGGGCGGAATAAAGGTAGATTTGAACATAGAAAGACTGGAAGACGACTGGAAAAACTGTGAGAGCGAAGAGGCCATGCTGGCTTTTATGAACCGCAACCCGGAAATAGCGAGCGTTTTCTTCAAAAGGGACCAATACCCGAACGATTCGATTTTCGCCAAAGTAATGCTGGAACGCGCGAAAAACCCTGCGGTAGACACGCTCTATAACGAGTCAAAGAAACGTTTCGGCGATTTCTCGGATATCCGGGCCGATCTTGAGGAAACATTCAAAAGCATCAAATACCAATATCCGGATTTTGTCGCTCCGAAGGTGAAAACCATTATCTCCGGCTTGGCCAACGACATGTATTATTCGGATTCGCTGATCGTTATCGGCCTGGATTTTTATTTGGGCAAAGGCGCCACTTTCCGGCCGATCAATTATCCGTCGTACGTTTTGCGCCGTTACGACAAGCCGTATATCGTGCCCGGAATAGCCTTGTTGATGAGCCAGCGCTACAACCTCACGAACGGAAAAGATCGCACGATGCTCTCCGATATGGTGTTTTACGGAAAGTCTTATTATTTCGCGAAGCAAATCCTTCCCTGCACACCCGACAGCCTGCTAATCGGCTATACGAAGGAGGAATACGAGGAGGCCAACGAGCACCAACCGGTAATTTGGGCCAGCTTGTTGCAAAACGAAATGATCTACGAAACCGGGCACATGGAGAAAAGCAGATTTATGGACGAGAGACCGAACACGACCGAAATCGGGCCGAAATGTCCGGGACGGATCGGGCGCTTCGTAGGCTGGAAAATTGTGAACGAATACATGGAGCGCAAGCCGGAAACGTCGCTGAAAAGGTTGATGGCAGAGAAAAACTCAACGCTGATTTTCAAAGAATCGAAATATAAGCCTAGCTAA